One window from the genome of Methyloradius palustris encodes:
- the lptG gene encoding LPS export ABC transporter permease LptG, with the protein MKLINRYLSQEIISSIMLIMIALLAMFSFFDLIQELENVGKGTYGISKVMLFVLLSIPGHVYEVVPVAVLVGTMYALSQLARHSELIILRVSGISLASLTFSLLRIGLIFALVTFIVGELVTPYSEKTAQRLRIQATDSVVAQDFRSGLWVKDGNSFVNVEDVLPDASLLNIHIYEFDPEFHLRTISTAKSGRFEDQQWSLKEVSQINFEHEKVVSNFFPEARWQSLIRPELLNVLLVVPEKMSAWNLYSYIHHLSANKQKTSRHEVALWAKMVYPIACLVMVVLALPFGFVQQRSGGASAKIFSGIMLGISYQVLNRVFVHLGLLNDWSALLSAVVPTLIYLIAGLMMLFWVERS; encoded by the coding sequence ATGAAACTGATTAACCGTTATTTATCGCAAGAGATCATCTCCAGCATCATGCTGATCATGATTGCATTGCTGGCAATGTTCTCATTTTTTGACCTCATCCAAGAGTTGGAAAATGTGGGGAAAGGCACATACGGAATCAGCAAGGTAATGCTGTTTGTGTTGCTGAGCATTCCCGGCCACGTGTATGAAGTAGTGCCTGTGGCAGTGCTGGTAGGCACCATGTACGCGCTTAGCCAGCTTGCCCGCCACTCTGAACTCATCATTCTGCGTGTGAGTGGTATTTCACTAGCATCTCTTACTTTTTCGCTACTACGCATAGGCCTCATCTTTGCATTAGTCACGTTTATTGTTGGTGAACTAGTCACGCCATATAGCGAAAAAACTGCACAACGATTACGCATTCAGGCAACAGACAGCGTAGTTGCCCAGGATTTCAGATCAGGTCTTTGGGTAAAGGACGGCAACAGTTTCGTCAATGTTGAAGATGTATTACCTGACGCCAGCTTACTTAATATCCATATCTATGAATTCGACCCGGAGTTTCACCTGCGCACCATTAGCACCGCCAAAAGTGGCCGTTTTGAAGACCAACAGTGGAGCCTGAAAGAAGTGTCGCAAATCAATTTTGAGCATGAAAAAGTCGTTTCTAACTTTTTCCCAGAGGCGCGCTGGCAATCACTAATCAGGCCTGAGTTGCTGAATGTATTATTGGTGGTGCCTGAAAAAATGTCGGCATGGAATCTGTATTCGTACATCCATCACCTGAGTGCAAACAAGCAAAAAACATCACGTCACGAAGTCGCGCTTTGGGCGAAGATGGTCTATCCAATTGCCTGTTTAGTAATGGTAGTACTAGCTTTGCCGTTTGGTTTTGTACAGCAGCGTAGTGGCGGGGCCAGTGCCAAGATATTTTCGGGGATTATGCTAGGCATCAGCTACCAAGTGCTGAACCGCGTGTTCGTTCACTTGGGCCTTTTGAACGACTGGTCCGCCTTATTGAGCGCTGTAGTGCCTACTTTGATTTACCTGATAGCAGGCTTAATGATGTTGTTCTGGGTTGAACGCAGCTAG
- the lptF gene encoding LPS export ABC transporter permease LptF, with amino-acid sequence MLFKRSLIQELMTTAIGAFLILVGIVIAQRIAYYIGIAAKGSLASDAINTLLGFSLLKFLPMLLSLTLFLAVLLTLTRWHRDSEMVVWFSSGVGISSWVKPVLTFSLPVIIVITVLSLFVMPWATHKSQDFKDELKSRDELSSISPGVFKESGTADRVFFIESFDQLGNVVKNIFVQTMQHQRLGIVVANLGHRETEANGDNFLVMQSGRRYEGKPSTAEFTTTEFERYAIRIEPVEVQQTPISPQAVESLELLSNRTPENNAELQWRLAIPISSFLLVLLAIPLSFVDPRSGRSANLMMAILIYIIYSNLLSIMQAWLAQGKLNPTVGLWPVHAVFLLLTVYLFYRRLFMLPIIPSLTIPKRWRA; translated from the coding sequence ATGCTTTTTAAACGCTCACTCATACAAGAGCTCATGACCACCGCAATCGGTGCGTTTCTGATACTGGTTGGTATCGTTATCGCACAGCGCATTGCTTATTACATCGGCATTGCTGCCAAAGGCAGCCTTGCGAGTGATGCCATCAATACTTTGTTAGGCTTTAGCCTCTTGAAGTTCCTGCCCATGCTGCTTTCATTGACCCTATTTTTAGCGGTATTACTGACCCTAACACGTTGGCATCGTGATAGCGAAATGGTGGTGTGGTTCAGTTCTGGTGTCGGCATCTCTTCCTGGGTAAAACCAGTACTCACTTTTTCCTTACCAGTAATTATCGTGATTACCGTGCTGAGCCTGTTTGTCATGCCCTGGGCCACGCATAAAAGCCAGGACTTCAAAGACGAACTTAAAAGCCGTGACGAGTTATCCTCTATTAGCCCAGGCGTGTTCAAGGAGTCAGGCACCGCTGACCGCGTATTCTTTATTGAAAGCTTTGACCAGCTAGGCAATGTAGTCAAAAATATCTTCGTGCAAACCATGCAGCACCAGCGTCTAGGCATAGTCGTGGCTAACTTGGGGCATAGAGAAACCGAAGCCAATGGCGATAATTTTCTGGTCATGCAAAGTGGGCGTCGCTATGAAGGTAAACCCAGCACAGCAGAATTTACTACCACTGAGTTTGAGCGTTATGCGATTCGCATAGAACCTGTTGAAGTGCAACAAACGCCAATTAGTCCGCAGGCCGTAGAAAGCCTTGAGTTGCTGAGTAACCGCACTCCAGAGAACAATGCCGAATTGCAATGGCGGCTGGCGATTCCCATTTCATCCTTCTTACTGGTGTTATTGGCAATCCCTCTCAGTTTTGTTGACCCACGTTCAGGTAGGTCTGCCAACTTGATGATGGCCATATTGATTTATATTATTTACAGCAACCTGCTGAGCATTATGCAGGCCTGGCTTGCACAGGGGAAATTAAACCCTACGGTAGGGTTATGGCCTGTACATGCAGTGTTTTTATTACTGACGGTATACCTGTTTTATCGCCGCCTATTCATGCTACCCATCATACCGTCGCTGACTATACCCAAGCGCTGGCGCGCCTAA
- a CDS encoding leucyl aminopeptidase — MEFSIKNGNPEKQRSDAIVIGVFESGKLSAAATAVDEASDGYIKAIVATGDMEGKLGSTLLLHKVPGTAASRVLLVGLGKEKEFKEREYRQAVRASIKGLATSGGSNVTTYIAELAVKKHGADWRVAQLVEVVQDALYKFDQTKGKADKESKAKNAKAIKKLVINIPLADTKKAEQGLKQGLALASGVSFTKDLGNLAPNYCTPTYLAEQALALGKAYKMQVEVLDRPELEKLGMGSFLGVAQGSVEPPKFIVLQHNKGKKGQKPVVLVGKGITFDTGGISLKPGADMDEMKYDMCGAASVLGTFKAIAEMGLPLNVVGLIPTCENMPDAEAIKPGDILTSMSGQTIEVLNTDAEGRLILCDALTYAERFDPAAVVDIATLTGACVIALGHHASGLFSNKDALAAELLEAGELALDRAWHMPMWDDYQSQLDSNFADIANIGGRAGGSITAACFLSRFTKKYDWAHLDIAGTAWKSGKEKGGTGRPVPLLTKFLIGRAEKA, encoded by the coding sequence ATGGAATTTAGCATAAAAAACGGTAATCCGGAAAAACAACGTAGCGATGCTATCGTGATTGGCGTGTTTGAGTCAGGCAAGCTCTCGGCTGCCGCAACTGCAGTTGATGAAGCTTCTGATGGATACATCAAGGCGATTGTTGCCACTGGCGATATGGAAGGCAAATTGGGCAGTACATTGTTGCTGCATAAAGTGCCGGGCACAGCTGCTAGCCGTGTTCTGCTGGTTGGCTTGGGTAAAGAAAAAGAGTTCAAAGAGCGTGAGTATCGTCAAGCCGTGCGAGCCTCAATCAAAGGCTTGGCAACCAGTGGCGGCAGCAATGTGACAACCTATATTGCCGAGCTTGCAGTGAAAAAACACGGTGCTGACTGGAGAGTCGCGCAACTGGTTGAAGTAGTACAAGATGCTCTATACAAGTTTGACCAAACCAAAGGTAAGGCTGACAAAGAGAGCAAGGCTAAAAATGCCAAAGCCATCAAAAAACTTGTCATCAATATACCCTTAGCTGATACAAAAAAAGCCGAACAAGGCCTTAAACAAGGATTAGCGCTTGCATCAGGCGTTAGCTTTACCAAGGATCTTGGCAATCTGGCTCCTAATTACTGCACGCCAACCTATCTTGCCGAGCAAGCCTTGGCGCTGGGTAAAGCCTACAAAATGCAAGTTGAGGTGTTGGATAGACCTGAGCTTGAAAAGCTCGGTATGGGCTCATTCCTGGGTGTTGCGCAAGGCAGCGTAGAGCCACCAAAGTTTATTGTATTGCAACATAACAAAGGCAAAAAAGGCCAAAAACCTGTAGTGCTGGTGGGCAAGGGTATTACTTTTGATACAGGTGGAATCTCACTCAAGCCAGGCGCTGATATGGATGAGATGAAATACGATATGTGCGGTGCCGCCAGTGTGTTGGGTACATTTAAAGCCATCGCTGAAATGGGCTTGCCACTGAATGTGGTTGGTCTTATCCCGACCTGTGAAAATATGCCAGACGCTGAAGCAATTAAGCCTGGTGACATACTTACCAGCATGTCTGGCCAAACGATTGAAGTGTTGAATACCGATGCTGAAGGCCGCCTGATTTTATGTGATGCGCTGACCTATGCAGAACGTTTTGATCCAGCCGCAGTAGTGGATATCGCCACACTGACTGGTGCATGCGTCATTGCCTTGGGCCACCATGCCAGCGGGCTTTTCAGCAACAAAGACGCGCTTGCTGCGGAGTTGCTGGAAGCCGGTGAACTCGCTCTGGACCGTGCATGGCACATGCCGATGTGGGATGATTACCAAAGCCAGCTGGATAGCAATTTTGCCGACATCGCCAATATTGGTGGGCGTGCTGGCGGTAGTATTACCGCCGCTTGCTTTCTTTCACGTTTTACCAAGAAATACGATTGGGCACATTTGGATATCGCAGGTACTGCCTGGAAATCAGGCAAGGAAAAAGGCGGTACAGGTCGCCCGGTGCCCTTGCTTACGAAGTTTCTGATAGGCCGTGCAGAAAAAGCGTAA